The proteins below are encoded in one region of Bacillus vallismortis:
- a CDS encoding glycosyltransferase family 2 protein, with protein MKISIVIPVYNSEDLISECLDSLVNQTMPTDDYEIICVDDKSADSSLDILKQYKKKYENIVVIERTENSGGPGAPRNDGIKIAKGEYILFVDSDDYLGNEALLRWYNFSKENQSDITLGKLKGVNGRGVPKSMFNETNADVDLVNSRIIFSLGPTKLYRNSLLKENQLTFPTHIKAAEDQVFTMKAYLKAKKISVLADYDYYYAVKRDGDHMSGAYVSPDNFYEAMEDIIHAIKASDLEEDRKMKLMAVFLNRHFDFSRTRNVTIKLKKDEERAEWFHYLASFIRTVPEEVDQFVLSHIKLRLLFIRNNDLQGLAQYEREEQDIKKYCTVHNGNIIARYPSLEGYSISEELLKVNDKNKLEHHLKNIEFNDHSLSIEGTMRHTLADEETNNNQTLTGVFVHRSTKAEKYFSPVSFENSTFTFECTFDELASAEEDLGVWDFFIESAIDGYKLRGRIGNKRVPYKYSTKTMYLGHNSLFVYSARPYFTMNYDNLSVDIKKHAYTEAELSYETESKDLSFLFKDKQICLPNHSKIIVNTAQAEISLPVKHIDLEPDCTKLTVNVQSLLEQLAHVQKEHRLIEFAINTSQNKISAKEDNQVIILDTKSVERKSMLVFRKTVEVQYKLLTSKSKFYFQY; from the coding sequence ATGAAGATAAGCATTGTTATCCCTGTATATAATTCAGAAGATCTTATTTCCGAATGTCTTGACAGCTTAGTTAATCAAACGATGCCAACAGACGATTATGAGATTATATGTGTCGATGATAAATCTGCGGATTCATCTTTAGACATTTTGAAGCAATATAAAAAGAAGTATGAAAATATTGTTGTTATTGAAAGAACGGAAAATTCAGGCGGTCCAGGTGCACCCCGCAATGATGGGATAAAAATCGCCAAGGGTGAATACATTCTATTTGTGGATTCCGATGATTATCTGGGAAATGAAGCATTATTGAGGTGGTATAATTTCTCAAAAGAGAATCAATCAGATATTACTTTAGGAAAATTAAAAGGGGTTAACGGCAGAGGCGTTCCAAAATCAATGTTTAACGAAACAAACGCTGATGTGGATCTTGTAAACTCCAGAATTATCTTTAGTCTGGGACCTACAAAATTGTATAGGAATTCACTTTTAAAAGAGAATCAGTTAACGTTTCCTACTCATATAAAGGCGGCAGAGGATCAGGTCTTTACTATGAAGGCATATTTGAAAGCAAAGAAGATATCTGTTTTAGCAGACTACGATTATTACTATGCGGTCAAACGAGACGGAGATCATATGAGCGGCGCTTATGTTTCTCCAGATAATTTTTATGAAGCGATGGAAGATATTATTCACGCAATCAAAGCCAGCGACCTTGAAGAAGACAGAAAAATGAAGCTGATGGCCGTTTTTTTAAATAGGCATTTTGATTTTTCACGGACCAGAAATGTCACGATTAAATTGAAAAAAGACGAAGAAAGAGCAGAATGGTTTCACTATCTGGCATCATTTATACGAACAGTGCCTGAAGAAGTGGATCAATTTGTGCTTTCGCATATCAAATTAAGGCTGCTGTTTATTCGGAATAACGATTTGCAAGGGTTAGCCCAGTACGAACGAGAGGAACAGGATATTAAAAAGTACTGTACTGTGCATAACGGGAATATCATTGCGCGTTATCCGAGCTTAGAGGGTTATTCCATTTCTGAAGAACTGTTAAAGGTAAATGATAAAAACAAGCTTGAACATCATCTGAAAAATATTGAATTCAACGATCACAGCCTCAGCATTGAGGGAACGATGAGACACACATTGGCAGATGAAGAAACAAATAATAACCAAACGCTTACAGGAGTGTTTGTTCATCGCAGTACAAAAGCAGAAAAATATTTTTCTCCAGTTTCATTTGAAAACTCAACGTTTACATTTGAGTGTACGTTTGATGAATTAGCATCTGCTGAAGAAGACTTAGGCGTTTGGGATTTCTTTATTGAATCAGCTATAGACGGCTACAAACTAAGAGGAAGAATCGGAAACAAACGGGTGCCGTACAAATATTCAACCAAAACAATGTATTTAGGACATAATTCTTTATTTGTATACAGCGCCAGACCATACTTCACAATGAACTATGATAATCTTTCGGTTGATATCAAGAAACATGCTTATACAGAAGCTGAACTTTCTTACGAAACAGAATCAAAAGATTTATCATTCCTTTTTAAAGATAAGCAAATCTGTTTGCCAAATCATTCGAAAATTATTGTCAATACCGCCCAGGCTGAAATTTCATTGCCTGTAAAACATATTGATTTAGAGCCTGATTGTACGAAATTGACGGTAAACGTGCAGAGTTTGCTGGAGCAGCTGGCTCATGTCCAGAAAGAACATCGATTAATTGAATTTGCAATAAATACTTCTCAAAATAAAATCAGTGCAAAAGAGGATAATCAAGTCATTATCCTCGATACGAAGAGCGTGGAACGGAAATCAATGTTAGTCTTTCGTAAAACAGTGGAGGTTCAATACAAGCTGTTAACCTCTAAATCAAAATTTTACTTTCAATATTAA
- the tuaF gene encoding teichuronic acid biosynthesis protein TuaF — protein MNDILTRIARRMKKNIIWMIAVPIILGAAGYILPSQIADQKRYTAEDTLAVGRYDHPVYNSIEEIPLLLKSDSFLKEALPDEKDEDLAEIKEKLTIKMESKSLLTLSYSDKDKDKTESVLNAISSAFLKNDQKLYAEREAVIRSSIDALEGETVSEDSKVDKERFLYELKNTQLNLKAASVTDSETVSEAAGGGMSPKKKAVLGVMIGLTIAFMFVVIPEFFRESF, from the coding sequence ATGAACGATATATTGACAAGAATAGCCCGTCGCATGAAAAAAAATATCATTTGGATGATAGCAGTGCCCATTATATTAGGTGCGGCTGGGTATATCCTGCCGTCCCAGATCGCTGACCAAAAGCGCTATACAGCTGAAGATACTTTAGCTGTGGGGAGATATGATCATCCGGTTTACAACAGCATAGAGGAAATTCCTCTTTTGCTTAAGAGTGACTCTTTTTTGAAGGAGGCTCTTCCTGACGAAAAGGATGAAGATTTGGCTGAGATCAAGGAAAAACTCACCATTAAAATGGAATCCAAATCTTTGCTGACATTGAGCTATAGCGATAAGGACAAGGATAAAACGGAATCCGTCTTAAACGCCATTTCCTCCGCCTTTCTCAAAAACGATCAAAAACTGTATGCGGAAAGAGAAGCGGTTATCCGCAGCAGCATAGACGCACTCGAAGGCGAGACGGTCAGTGAGGACTCCAAGGTGGATAAAGAGAGATTTTTATATGAACTGAAAAACACGCAGCTTAATCTGAAAGCTGCCAGTGTCACTGATTCTGAAACCGTAAGTGAGGCAGCGGGCGGCGGAATGTCCCCGAAAAAGAAAGCGGTTCTTGGCGTTATGATCGGCCTCACGATTGCCTTTATGTTCGTTGTCATTCCTGAATTTTTTAGAGAATCCTTTTAA
- the tuaE gene encoding teichuronic acid biosynthesis protein TuaE produces MSIKRSAVQTLALLAAAIFGIILLLGAIRTDTGFMQMAAVLAVLVIGLFALALATAFTTKERLFMAVIYILIACTFLNNAFYSIDLGFFSLFLYRLLLIAAGCLHVIGMVRNRTHIERWNGLQVKGILLFFAFWFIYGLVSLLWAKSVTDGIKYLSLLAMGIFFIYLIVMYVQKMERLMMVYAIWLVMTVVLMIIGFYNHLTHHHLPSSTLYSGPEYKQHYPTSVFFNQNDFATFLSISFFFYITMVKNIKNGYIKAIGFVLSLCALYLIFATGSRASLLGIFAGIAVYIFIVLPPVLKKVAIWVSAAGVAMFAVLFASRIYSKFWELFLAPQTLHSFHDRLPSNVGRANLLKNAWHFFLDSYGFGVGAGNVSYYLEHYALYDTDNVTEVHNWLVEILANFGLFIMLGYLAVYAYLIWVLYKFYERKLEKQSKLITEGLITALVSFLASSISPSSVSNLFFHWVFLALVIAAVNVLRRSRKMPEPVYK; encoded by the coding sequence GTGAGTATCAAACGTTCAGCGGTCCAAACGCTTGCGTTACTGGCCGCTGCCATATTTGGAATCATCCTATTGCTGGGAGCCATCCGCACCGATACAGGTTTCATGCAGATGGCTGCCGTGCTCGCGGTATTGGTGATCGGGCTGTTTGCCCTAGCGCTTGCAACCGCATTTACAACAAAAGAACGGCTCTTTATGGCTGTCATCTATATTTTGATCGCCTGCACTTTTTTAAACAATGCCTTTTACTCGATTGATCTAGGTTTTTTCAGTTTGTTCCTTTACAGGCTTTTGCTCATTGCGGCGGGATGTCTGCATGTGATTGGTATGGTCCGTAATCGAACACATATTGAAAGATGGAACGGACTGCAAGTGAAAGGGATATTGCTCTTTTTCGCCTTTTGGTTTATATACGGCCTTGTTTCTCTGCTGTGGGCCAAGTCGGTGACAGACGGAATCAAATATTTGTCTTTATTGGCTATGGGAATCTTCTTCATTTACCTCATTGTTATGTATGTGCAAAAAATGGAGCGGCTGATGATGGTTTATGCCATTTGGCTTGTCATGACAGTGGTTCTGATGATCATTGGTTTTTACAATCATTTGACTCATCATCATCTCCCGAGTTCAACGCTATACAGCGGGCCGGAATATAAGCAGCATTATCCGACATCGGTCTTTTTTAACCAAAACGACTTTGCGACCTTTTTATCAATCAGCTTCTTTTTTTACATCACAATGGTGAAAAATATTAAAAATGGATACATCAAGGCGATTGGCTTTGTGCTCTCGCTCTGTGCGCTGTATTTAATTTTTGCTACCGGTTCAAGGGCCAGCCTTCTGGGGATTTTTGCTGGCATTGCTGTCTACATTTTCATTGTATTGCCGCCCGTTCTTAAGAAAGTGGCCATATGGGTGTCAGCGGCAGGGGTTGCCATGTTTGCAGTTCTATTCGCCAGCCGAATTTATTCAAAGTTTTGGGAGCTTTTTCTCGCTCCGCAGACGCTGCACTCATTTCATGATAGGCTTCCATCAAATGTGGGCCGTGCCAATCTGCTGAAAAACGCATGGCACTTTTTCCTTGATTCATACGGATTCGGAGTCGGAGCAGGGAATGTATCCTATTATCTTGAGCACTATGCTTTATATGATACTGACAATGTGACAGAGGTGCACAACTGGCTCGTTGAAATCCTTGCTAACTTTGGCTTGTTTATCATGCTTGGATATCTGGCCGTTTATGCCTATCTCATATGGGTGCTTTACAAGTTCTATGAAAGAAAACTAGAAAAGCAGTCAAAACTGATCACAGAAGGGCTTATTACCGCTCTGGTCAGTTTCTTGGCATCCAGTATCAGCCCAAGCTCTGTTTCAAATTTATTTTTTCATTGGGTGTTTCTGGCGCTCGTCATCGCCGCTGTAAATGTGTTAAGGCGGTCTAGAAAGATGCCTGAACCGGTGTACAAATAA
- the tuaB gene encoding teichuronic acid biosynthesis protein TuaB, producing MPSITKQIMSGAKWTSISTMFITAIQIVQFALLGNMMTLTEFGLVGMITTVTVFAQIVLDMGFGAALIQRDDATERQLSTLYWLNMMTGALLFVLLYVSSPVIAGFYQREELVFLIRILAIMFLIAPIGQQYQYMLQKQLHFNTLSKIEIFSNVLSFGYLAIAVFMMDAILAYVISQVLLQSSKGILYWAVYRKNWRPAFVFDLRGMKAFFSFGAFQLSSRLVNRLGANLDMILIGRFIGAEALGIYNLAYQIVTIPVLKINPIVTRVAFPVFAKNKYENSVIREGFLNMTKMLALISFPLLIGLVSVSDAFVATVFGEKWLAAVPVLNVLAIVGILRVLMNPNGSVLLAKGRADLAFYWDSGVLMLYGLSLFAAVQTGNLLTVAWVYAIISVFNFLIGRWLLSYVIKLNLSAYFQSILKPFFITAVMAIIAFGVSLSAEHFSLQAEMRLAISVAAGALCYLFLLVKAYPQTKSKLLRKGRLS from the coding sequence ATGCCAAGTATTACAAAACAAATCATGAGCGGCGCAAAGTGGACAAGTATTTCAACAATGTTCATTACAGCCATACAAATTGTTCAGTTTGCCCTGCTAGGAAATATGATGACCTTAACGGAATTTGGACTCGTCGGCATGATCACAACGGTTACTGTGTTCGCTCAGATTGTGCTTGATATGGGGTTTGGCGCGGCGTTAATTCAAAGAGATGACGCGACGGAGCGCCAGCTGTCAACTTTATATTGGCTTAATATGATGACCGGCGCTTTGCTGTTTGTTCTTTTATATGTGAGCAGTCCCGTTATTGCGGGATTTTATCAAAGGGAAGAGCTGGTGTTTCTGATTCGGATTTTAGCGATTATGTTTTTGATCGCGCCAATCGGGCAGCAGTATCAGTATATGCTGCAAAAGCAGCTGCACTTTAATACGTTAAGCAAAATTGAGATTTTTTCAAATGTATTGTCCTTTGGATATTTAGCGATTGCGGTGTTTATGATGGACGCGATTTTGGCGTATGTCATTTCTCAAGTGCTGCTGCAGTCCAGTAAAGGGATTTTATATTGGGCCGTCTACCGGAAAAATTGGCGCCCCGCTTTTGTTTTTGACTTGAGGGGAATGAAGGCGTTCTTTTCCTTTGGAGCCTTTCAGCTTTCATCCCGACTTGTGAACAGGCTGGGAGCGAATCTCGATATGATTTTGATCGGCCGGTTTATCGGTGCAGAAGCGCTGGGGATTTATAACCTTGCTTACCAGATTGTCACGATTCCGGTTTTGAAGATCAATCCGATTGTGACACGGGTGGCATTCCCTGTTTTCGCAAAAAACAAATATGAAAACAGCGTAATCAGAGAAGGCTTTTTGAATATGACAAAGATGCTGGCGCTTATTTCGTTTCCGTTGTTAATCGGGCTCGTGTCTGTGTCAGACGCTTTTGTTGCTACCGTTTTTGGAGAAAAATGGCTTGCTGCGGTTCCGGTTCTCAATGTGCTGGCCATTGTCGGGATACTTAGAGTGCTCATGAATCCAAATGGATCTGTGCTTCTAGCTAAAGGAAGAGCAGATTTAGCGTTTTATTGGGATTCCGGAGTGTTGATGCTGTACGGATTGTCATTGTTTGCAGCCGTTCAGACGGGAAATCTGCTGACAGTCGCATGGGTATACGCCATCATCAGCGTATTCAATTTCCTGATCGGTCGCTGGCTGCTGTCGTATGTCATCAAGCTTAATCTTTCGGCTTATTTCCAGTCGATTTTGAAGCCGTTTTTCATCACAGCCGTAATGGCCATCATCGCATTTGGTGTAAGCCTAAGCGCGGAACATTTCAGTCTGCAGGCAGAAATGCGGCTGGCGATTTCAGTGGCGGCCGGGGCGCTGTGCTATCTCTTTCTTTTGGTAAAAGCGTACCCTCAAACGAAAAGCAAACTACTAAGAAAAGGACGTTTGTCATGA
- the tuaC gene encoding teichuronic acid biosynthesis protein TuaC gives MKILWITSVYPSSLKPGEGVFHETQVQELQKLGLDITVVCPRPFHSVPVRMLKKAYRKKDARPEYEIRKGIPVYRPFYRAVPGQLKWAQPHGRIASSVLKTMQQFDLHPDLIHAHFAMPSGGAAAMVSESERIPYVLTLHGSDVNVYPHYSKGAFKAFHRAVGSASAVLAVSHKLQEETKKLTGVDSSVLPIGIQLSRFQENEQTKEEVRKKLGLPLDQRLAVYVGRLVREKGIFELSDAIESLKEPPKAVFVGDGPAKSMLIQKGHIVTGQVPNYKVRDYLLAADMFVLPSYSEGMPTVVIEALALRVPVICTDVGGAASLFGKHRHLLIKPKSAQALAEAIDLYEQEQIWKPEIADDLYEIVQAQFDAGKNAKALHHQYQTVIKTLVSL, from the coding sequence ATGAAGATTTTGTGGATCACAAGCGTATATCCGAGCAGTCTGAAACCCGGTGAGGGTGTGTTTCACGAAACACAGGTGCAAGAGCTGCAAAAACTTGGGCTTGATATCACGGTGGTATGCCCAAGGCCTTTTCATTCGGTGCCTGTCCGCATGCTAAAAAAAGCATATCGAAAAAAGGATGCCAGACCGGAGTATGAGATTAGGAAGGGGATACCGGTTTACCGGCCTTTCTATCGAGCGGTTCCCGGCCAGCTGAAGTGGGCGCAGCCTCACGGGAGAATCGCATCATCCGTTCTAAAAACGATGCAACAGTTCGACTTACATCCGGATCTGATTCATGCGCATTTTGCCATGCCATCGGGCGGGGCTGCGGCAATGGTGTCGGAGTCAGAGCGAATTCCGTATGTCCTGACCTTGCACGGCAGCGATGTGAATGTCTACCCGCATTACAGCAAAGGGGCGTTTAAAGCCTTCCATCGTGCTGTAGGCTCCGCGTCAGCTGTTTTAGCTGTCAGCCATAAGCTTCAGGAAGAGACCAAAAAGCTTACTGGCGTTGACAGCTCGGTTTTGCCGATCGGCATACAGCTCAGCCGCTTTCAGGAAAATGAGCAGACAAAAGAAGAAGTCAGAAAAAAACTCGGGCTCCCGCTCGATCAGCGTCTGGCCGTGTACGTCGGCAGGCTCGTCAGGGAGAAAGGCATTTTTGAACTGTCAGACGCCATTGAATCGCTGAAGGAGCCTCCTAAGGCAGTTTTTGTCGGGGATGGTCCTGCAAAATCAATGCTGATCCAGAAAGGGCATATCGTCACAGGCCAAGTGCCAAACTACAAGGTAAGAGACTATTTGCTTGCGGCAGACATGTTCGTGCTTCCTTCTTACAGTGAGGGGATGCCGACAGTCGTGATTGAGGCGCTTGCGTTAAGGGTTCCTGTCATCTGTACGGATGTTGGCGGAGCGGCATCGTTATTCGGAAAGCATCGGCATCTGCTGATTAAACCGAAATCTGCTCAAGCCTTGGCGGAAGCAATCGATCTGTACGAACAGGAGCAAATATGGAAACCGGAAATAGCAGATGATTTGTATGAAATCGTGCAGGCTCAATTTGATGCTGGAAAAAATGCCAAGGCCTTGCATCATCAGTATCAGACGGTCATAAAAACGTTGGTTTCATTGTAG
- the tuaH gene encoding teichuronic acid biosynthesis protein TuaH — protein sequence METNKAIIHVIVATAEWGKDQLRYRRHRLAEFLAAQEETKEVIWVCPAPRAQENEFQQVHSGIRQFAVKDLLQKKMFRFGRYTDVFYRHKLSPLLDELASASANGERCCLWYTFPGFPLLSLLYSWDQVIYDCSDLWAAPISGRSNLLSEFRRKVIKSAELRIIHRADSITCSSDYLHKEVDKKLTAGREKVHTVENGVEYELFSANQAASDRSILQGREGFVLGFIGGIKPKLDFKMIEEAALQKPDWTFLWVGPDATNGDVSFQELLRLPNVIWTGPADPKEVPHYMELIDIGIMPYKKSSYNQAVFPLKLFEFLAAGKPVVGSNLPSTSKMKKPYVYEYVEGGHPLDFIAACEKVLGQHGDETYIEMRRNIARAQDWNCLFKKIMKYTGIQKHA from the coding sequence GTGGAAACAAATAAAGCAATCATTCATGTCATCGTTGCCACTGCTGAATGGGGAAAAGACCAATTAAGATACAGGCGGCATAGGCTGGCGGAGTTTTTAGCTGCACAGGAGGAAACAAAGGAAGTCATTTGGGTGTGTCCGGCTCCGCGCGCCCAAGAGAATGAGTTTCAGCAAGTTCATTCAGGCATCAGGCAATTCGCTGTCAAAGACTTGCTGCAGAAAAAAATGTTTCGTTTTGGACGTTATACAGATGTTTTTTACAGGCATAAATTATCACCATTACTTGATGAGCTGGCATCTGCTTCTGCAAACGGTGAACGCTGCTGTTTATGGTACACGTTCCCCGGCTTCCCGTTGCTGTCTTTGCTGTATTCTTGGGATCAAGTGATTTATGATTGCAGTGATTTATGGGCGGCGCCGATCAGCGGCCGGTCAAATTTGCTGTCTGAATTCCGGCGAAAAGTCATTAAGTCGGCAGAGCTGAGAATTATCCATCGAGCCGATTCCATTACTTGTTCATCGGATTATCTCCACAAAGAAGTAGATAAGAAACTGACAGCGGGTCGAGAAAAGGTGCATACTGTCGAAAATGGTGTGGAATATGAGCTGTTTTCTGCAAATCAAGCGGCTTCCGATCGCAGCATCTTGCAAGGAAGAGAAGGATTTGTATTAGGTTTTATCGGCGGAATTAAGCCTAAGCTCGATTTTAAAATGATTGAAGAAGCAGCGCTTCAAAAACCTGATTGGACATTTTTATGGGTTGGGCCAGATGCCACTAATGGCGATGTCTCGTTTCAAGAGCTGCTGAGGCTTCCCAATGTGATATGGACAGGTCCGGCAGATCCAAAAGAAGTTCCGCATTATATGGAGCTTATCGACATCGGCATCATGCCATATAAAAAATCATCGTATAATCAAGCTGTGTTTCCACTGAAACTATTTGAATTTTTAGCGGCGGGAAAGCCTGTCGTCGGCTCTAATCTTCCGTCAACCTCAAAAATGAAAAAGCCGTATGTATACGAATATGTAGAAGGCGGTCACCCGCTCGATTTTATCGCCGCATGTGAAAAGGTGCTCGGCCAACACGGGGATGAAACGTATATAGAAATGCGCCGAAACATCGCCCGCGCACAAGATTGGAATTGCTTATTTAAAAAAATCATGAAATATACAGGGATTCAAAAACATGCGTAG
- the tuaG gene encoding teichuronic acid biosynthesis protein TuaG, translating into MTNWKPLVSVITPSYNARDYIEDTIQSVLDQSHPHWEMIIVDDCSTDGTRGILKQYEERDERIHVVYMEENGGAAVARNKALERAQGRFVAFLDSDDKWKKDKLEKQLDFMMERSCAFSFTGYSLMAQDGTPLDKFIHAPESLTYDDALKNTIIGCLTVMIDREQTGQIQMPNIRTRQDLATWLSLLKKGFTAYGMSECLAEYRLVNNSISSNKWKAAKKTWFVYREIERLHFIKATWCFVQYAKNAVKKRL; encoded by the coding sequence ATGACCAATTGGAAACCTCTCGTATCTGTCATTACACCTTCTTATAATGCGCGTGACTATATTGAAGACACGATTCAGTCAGTGTTGGATCAGAGCCACCCTCACTGGGAAATGATTATCGTGGATGATTGCTCAACGGATGGGACACGCGGCATTTTAAAGCAGTATGAAGAAAGAGATGAAAGAATTCATGTGGTGTATATGGAAGAGAACGGCGGAGCTGCGGTTGCTCGCAACAAAGCGTTAGAGCGCGCTCAAGGACGATTTGTAGCTTTTTTGGACAGTGATGACAAATGGAAAAAAGACAAACTGGAAAAGCAGCTTGATTTTATGATGGAGCGCTCCTGTGCATTTTCTTTCACAGGCTATAGCTTAATGGCGCAGGACGGGACTCCGCTCGATAAGTTTATTCATGCCCCGGAAAGCCTGACGTACGACGATGCCCTGAAAAATACGATTATCGGCTGCTTGACGGTCATGATTGACAGAGAGCAAACGGGACAGATCCAAATGCCGAATATCAGAACGAGGCAGGACTTGGCCACTTGGCTGTCTCTTTTAAAAAAAGGGTTTACCGCTTATGGGATGAGTGAATGCCTGGCTGAATACCGGCTTGTGAATAATTCGATATCCAGCAACAAATGGAAGGCTGCGAAAAAAACGTGGTTTGTCTACAGGGAGATTGAACGGCTTCATTTCATCAAAGCAACATGGTGTTTTGTCCAATATGCAAAAAATGCGGTGAAAAAAAGATTATAG
- a CDS encoding exopolysaccharide biosynthesis polyprenyl glycosylphosphotransferase, giving the protein MSAEKSMNVSREFSVQQIHSFTLSEKTARYLAVKRVMDIWFALIGLAIALPMIAVFSILICLETPGPAIYTQERVGKGGKRFKLYKLRSMKIDAEKSGAVWAQKQDPRVTRIGAFIRRTRIDELPQLFNVLKGDMSMIGPRPERPVFTEKFQNEIPGFTQRLAVKPGLSGWAQVNGGYDMTPKEKLIFDLYYIRNLTFTLELKIMLKTCKVVWTGDGAR; this is encoded by the coding sequence GTGAGTGCAGAGAAAAGCATGAATGTGAGCCGTGAATTCTCAGTTCAGCAAATACATTCTTTTACATTATCGGAAAAGACGGCTCGTTACTTGGCGGTTAAGCGCGTAATGGATATTTGGTTTGCGCTCATTGGATTGGCGATTGCGCTGCCAATGATTGCGGTATTTTCAATACTGATTTGTTTGGAGACGCCGGGGCCTGCCATTTATACGCAGGAACGTGTAGGGAAAGGCGGGAAACGATTTAAGCTTTATAAGCTTCGTTCCATGAAAATAGATGCCGAGAAGTCTGGGGCTGTTTGGGCGCAGAAGCAAGATCCGCGGGTGACAAGGATCGGAGCTTTTATCAGAAGAACGAGAATTGACGAGCTTCCTCAGTTATTTAATGTGCTGAAAGGTGATATGAGTATGATAGGCCCTCGTCCGGAACGTCCTGTGTTTACGGAAAAATTCCAGAATGAAATTCCAGGTTTTACACAGCGTTTGGCTGTTAAACCGGGATTGAGCGGCTGGGCTCAGGTGAACGGCGGTTACGATATGACGCCGAAGGAAAAACTGATATTTGATTTATATTATATTCGGAATCTGACTTTCACTTTAGAATTAAAAATTATGTTAAAAACTTGTAAAGTAGTGTGGACAGGTGATGGTGCAAGATAA
- the tuaD gene encoding UDP-glucose 6-dehydrogenase TuaD — MKKIAVIGTGYVGLVSGTCFAEIGNKVVCCDIDESKIRSLKNGVIPIYEPGLVDLVEKNVLDRRLSFTNDIPSAIRASDIIYIAVGTPMSKTGEADLTYVKAAAKTIGEHLNGYKVIVNKSTVPVGTGKLVQSIVQKASKGRYSFDVVSNPEFLREGSAIHDTMNMERAVIGSTSHKAAAIIEELHQPFRTPVIKTNLESAEMIKYAANAFLATKISFINDIANICERVGADVSKVADGVGLDSRIGKKFLKAGIGFGGSCFPKDTTALLQIAKTAGYPFKLIEAVIETNEKQRVHIVDKLLTVMGSIKGRTISVLGLAFKPNTNDVRSAPALDIIPMLQQLGAHVKAYDPIAIPEASAILGDQAEYYTDVYEAIEDTDACLVLTDWPEVKEMELVKVKTLLKQPIIIDGRNLFSLEEMQAAGYIYHSIGRPAVRGTEPSARYFPGLPLEEVAKDLGSVNL; from the coding sequence GTGAAAAAAATAGCTGTCATTGGAACTGGTTATGTAGGACTCGTATCAGGCACTTGTTTTGCGGAGATCGGGAATAAAGTTGTTTGCTGTGATATCGATGAATCAAAAATCAGAAGTCTGAAAAATGGAGTAATCCCGATCTATGAGCCAGGGCTTGTAGATTTAGTCGAAAAAAATGTGCTGGATCGGCGTCTGTCTTTTACTAACGATATCCCGTCCGCCATTCGGGCCTCTGACATTATTTATATTGCAGTCGGAACGCCAATGTCCAAAACAGGTGAAGCTGATTTAACGTACGTGAAAGCGGCAGCGAAAACAATCGGTGAGCACCTCAATGGCTATAAAGTGATCGTAAATAAAAGCACAGTCCCGGTTGGAACAGGAAAACTGGTTCAATCTATCGTTCAAAAAGCTTCAAAAGGAAGATACTCATTCGACGTTGTATCTAATCCTGAATTCCTTCGTGAGGGCTCAGCGATTCATGACACGATGAATATGGAGCGTGCCGTGATTGGTTCAACAAGCCATAAAGCGGCCGCTATCATTGAGGAGCTGCACCAGCCTTTCCGCACTCCTGTCATTAAAACAAACTTAGAAAGTGCAGAAATGATTAAATACGCAGCGAATGCTTTTCTGGCGACAAAGATTTCTTTTATCAACGATATCGCAAATATTTGTGAGCGAGTCGGCGCAGACGTATCAAAAGTTGCTGACGGCGTAGGGCTTGACAGCCGTATCGGCAAGAAGTTCCTAAAAGCAGGCATTGGGTTTGGCGGCTCCTGTTTTCCAAAGGATACAACCGCGTTGCTTCAAATCGCAAAAACGGCTGGCTATCCTTTTAAGCTTATAGAAGCTGTTATCGAAACGAACGAAAAGCAACGCGTCCATATTGTAGATAAACTTCTAACTGTTATGGGAAGCATCAAAGGAAGAACCATTTCCGTTCTTGGATTGGCTTTCAAACCGAATACAAACGATGTGAGATCCGCTCCTGCTTTAGACATTATCCCGATGCTTCAGCAGCTTGGCGCACATGTAAAGGCATACGATCCGATTGCGATTCCTGAAGCCTCAGCGATCCTTGGCGATCAGGCTGAGTATTACACAGATGTATATGAGGCGATTGAGGACACGGATGCTTGTCTCGTTTTAACGGATTGGCCGGAAGTAAAAGAAATGGAGCTTGTAAAAGTGAAAACTCTTTTAAAACAGCCAATCATCATTGATGGAAGAAATTTATTTTCACTTGAGGAGATGCAAGCAGCCGGATACATTTACCACTCTATCGGCCGTCCCGCTGTTCGGGGAACGGAACCTTCTGCCAGGTATTTTCCGGGCTTGCCGCTTGAGGAAGTAGCTAAAGACTTGGGGAGTGTCAATTTATAA